The Rhinolophus ferrumequinum isolate MPI-CBG mRhiFer1 chromosome 6, mRhiFer1_v1.p, whole genome shotgun sequence genome has a window encoding:
- the RNASE10 gene encoding inactive ribonuclease-like protein 10 → MKLTLAQIFFMMLLLLLGLGVGLGLGLQMAAAVLEDSDQSLNEFWSSDSQDKAAATKEGEGIRTTEILLLSNKGVVQPGWPEETILNEDEVGGNKMLRAEALFQSNKDYPRLDLMARECNAMMAHKMKEHNHTCITQYTFIHEELDAVKAVCKSPVVACDLKGGKCHKSSRPFDLTFCKLSKPGQVTPHCHYVTFIFEKFVIISCNDMKVQVTSG, encoded by the coding sequence ATGAAGCTGACTCTGGCGCAGATCTTTTTCatgatgctgctgctgttgctgggcctgggggtgggccTGGGGTTGGGGCTTCAGATGGCCGCAGCAGTCCTGGAGGACAGTGATCAGTCACTGAATGAGTTTTGGTCCAGTGACTCACAGGACAAGGCTGCGGCCACTAAGGAGGGAGAGGGCATCCGAACAACAGAAATCCTGCTGCTTAGCAACAAAGGAGTGGTGCAACCCGGCTGGCCAGAAGAGACCATCCTCAATGAAGATGAAGTTGGAGGAAACAAGATGCTCAGAGCTGAGGCTCTCTTTCAGAGCAACAAAGACTATCCCAGGCTGGACCTGATGGCCCGGGAATGCAATGCCATGATGGCACACAAGATGAAGGAGCACAACCACACATGCATAACCCAGTACACATTCATCCATGAGGAGCTAGATGCAGTCAAAGCTGTCTGTAAAAGTCCTGTTGTTGCCTGTGATCTCAAAGGAGGCAAATGTCACAAAAGCTCCCGTCCTTTTGATTTGACATTCTGCAAGTTATCCAAACCAGGCCAAGTCACTCCTCACTGCCATTACGtaactttcatttttgaaaagttcGTTATTATATCCTGTAATGACATGAAAGTCCAGGTAACGTCTGGATAA